One Buteo buteo chromosome 4, bButBut1.hap1.1, whole genome shotgun sequence DNA segment encodes these proteins:
- the VDAC2 gene encoding non-selective voltage-gated ion channel VDAC2 — protein sequence MAIPPSYVDLGKSARDIFNKGYGFGLVKLDVKTKSASGVEFTTSGSSNTDTGKVNGSLETKYKWAEYGLTFTEKWNTDNTLGTEIAIEDQIAKGLKLTFDTTFSPNTGKKSGKIKSAYKRECLNLGCDVDFDFAGPAIHGSAVFGYEGWLAGYQMTFDSAKSKLTRNNFSVGYKTGDFQLHTNVNDGSEFGGSIYQKVSDNLETAVNLAWTAGSNSTRFGIAAKYKLDSTASISAKVNNSSLVGVGYTQTLRPGVKLTLSALIDGKSINAGGHKLGLGLELEA from the exons ATGGCGATTCCTCCATCATATGTAGACCTTGGCAAATCTGCCAGAGATATCTTCAATAAAGGATATG GTTTTGGGTTGGTGAAACTGgatgtgaaaacaaaatctgcaaGCGGAGTG GAATTCACAACATCTGGTTCATCGAACACAGACACTGGAAAAGTGAATGGGAGCTTGGAGACCAAATACAAGTGGGCTGAGTATGGGCtgactttcacagaaaaatggaaCACAGATAACACTCTGGGAACAGAAATTGCAATTGAAGATCAG ATTGCCAAAGGCTTGAAGTTGACATTTGATACAACTTTCTCACCAAATACAGG aaagaaaagtggtAAAATTAAGTCAGCTTATAAACGTGAATGCCTAAACCTAGGTTGTGATGTTGACTTTGATTTTGCTGGACCTGCAATCCATGGTTCAGCTGTCTTTGGTTATGAAGGCTGGCTTGCTGGTTATCAGATGACTTTTGATAGTGCCAAATCCAAATTGACAAGAAATAACTTCTCTGTGGGTTACAAGACTGGAGACTTCCAACTGCACACTAATGT CAATGATGGTTCAGAATTTGGTGGGTCAATTTACCAGAAAGTGAGTGACAATCTTGAAACTGCTGTAAACCTGGCTTGGACAGCGGGTAGCAACAGCACTCGCTTTGGCATTGCGGCTAAATACAAGTTGGATTCCACTGCTTCTATATCT gcaaaagTGAACAATTCTAGTCTAGTTGGAGTGGGTTACACCCAGACCCTGAGGCCAG GTGTGAAGCTTACACTGTCTGCCCTGATAGATGGAAAGAGCATCAATGCTGGTGGCCATAAACTTGGTCTTGGCCTGGAATTGGAGGCTTAA